The Urbifossiella limnaea genome has a window encoding:
- a CDS encoding sigma-70 family RNA polymerase sigma factor, whose translation MVSHAGTGGVRPFLQLLEVQALRGAADPELLRRVAAADEAAFRVVAERHGPMVFGVCARLLGNRHDAEDALQATFLVLARRAAAVRKSESLASWLHGVARRVALRLRRADRRRTAREHAAAVPDGRTPADALAWAEVRAGLDDELARLPAAYRDVLVLCYLEGLSRDEAGQRLGIDAGAVKGRLERGRRLLGERLVRRGIGLSAGLAALAVAPDATAALRLGRLAADPAAASPRAAALSHEFLKGVAMSKFKLVTAGVLALAVGVGVGTAQPPKPAPPPARPLTARLEEPRDTDEAFIRRVSRDLRGTDPTPAEVHFFLASKDANRRATLVDLFVRERTAKAAGQADKVAERANELTRWSDADTAEAVRRYAEAVQLARARDEEARAMAEKAAADRNAEARRAAEQAVEAQRAQVLAEALARRAQAERDADRARADEALSREKARLKEKGSREPAEPSRPTEPKKAPVPPGPTTPAPPPTRAAAPAPAANLEVLKVRVQLAELTVREKVLGAQQLQEQVKRGVVPAGELDRAKLEVERAQLMLREAQLTLEQAERAAPRAVPPATRP comes from the coding sequence ATGGTCAGCCACGCCGGAACCGGCGGCGTCCGCCCGTTCCTCCAACTGCTCGAAGTGCAAGCCCTCCGCGGCGCCGCCGACCCGGAGTTGCTCCGCCGCGTCGCCGCCGCCGACGAGGCCGCGTTCCGCGTCGTCGCCGAGCGGCACGGGCCGATGGTGTTCGGCGTCTGCGCCCGGCTGCTCGGCAACCGGCACGACGCCGAGGACGCGCTCCAGGCCACGTTCCTGGTGCTCGCCCGCCGGGCCGCCGCGGTGCGGAAGTCCGAGTCGCTGGCGAGCTGGCTCCACGGCGTCGCCCGGCGCGTCGCGCTGCGGCTCCGCCGCGCCGACCGCCGCCGCACCGCCCGCGAGCACGCGGCCGCCGTGCCCGACGGCCGCACCCCGGCCGACGCGCTGGCGTGGGCCGAGGTGCGGGCCGGGCTCGACGACGAGCTCGCCCGCCTGCCGGCCGCGTACCGCGACGTGCTGGTGCTGTGCTACCTCGAGGGCCTGTCCCGCGACGAGGCCGGGCAGCGGCTCGGGATCGACGCCGGCGCCGTGAAGGGCCGGCTGGAGCGCGGCCGGCGGCTGCTCGGCGAACGACTGGTGCGGCGCGGCATCGGCCTGTCCGCGGGGCTGGCCGCGCTGGCGGTGGCCCCGGACGCGACGGCGGCGCTGCGGCTGGGCCGGCTGGCGGCGGACCCCGCCGCGGCGAGCCCGCGGGCCGCGGCCCTGTCCCACGAATTCCTGAAGGGAGTGGCGATGTCCAAGTTCAAGCTCGTGACCGCCGGCGTACTGGCGCTGGCCGTCGGCGTGGGAGTGGGGACCGCGCAACCGCCGAAGCCGGCGCCCCCGCCGGCGCGGCCGCTGACGGCCCGTCTGGAGGAACCCAGGGACACCGACGAGGCGTTCATCCGCCGCGTCAGCCGCGACCTGCGCGGCACCGACCCGACGCCGGCCGAGGTCCACTTCTTCCTCGCCAGCAAGGACGCGAACCGGCGGGCCACGCTGGTGGACCTGTTCGTCAGAGAGCGGACCGCGAAGGCCGCCGGGCAGGCGGACAAGGTGGCCGAGCGGGCGAACGAGCTGACCCGGTGGTCGGACGCCGACACCGCCGAGGCAGTCCGGCGGTACGCCGAGGCCGTGCAGCTGGCCCGCGCCCGAGATGAGGAGGCGCGGGCGATGGCCGAGAAGGCGGCCGCGGACCGGAACGCGGAGGCCCGGCGCGCGGCCGAACAGGCGGTTGAGGCGCAGCGGGCGCAGGTGCTGGCCGAGGCGCTGGCTCGGCGTGCCCAGGCGGAGCGCGACGCCGACCGCGCCCGCGCCGACGAGGCGCTGTCGCGGGAGAAGGCGCGGCTGAAGGAGAAGGGTTCCCGCGAGCCCGCCGAGCCGAGCCGGCCGACCGAGCCGAAGAAGGCGCCGGTTCCGCCGGGGCCGACCACGCCCGCCCCGCCCCCGACCCGGGCGGCCGCCCCCGCCCCTGCGGCGAACCTGGAGGTGCTGAAGGTGCGGGTGCAGCTGGCCGAGCTGACCGTCCGCGAGAAGGTGCTGGGCGCCCAGCAGTTGCAGGAGCAGGTGAAGCGCGGCGTCGTGCCCGCCGGCGAACTCGACCGGGCGAAGTTGGAGGTGGAGCGGGCGCAGCTGATGCTCCGGGAGGCGCAGCTGACGCTGGAGCAGGCCGAGCGCGCCGCCCCGCGGGCGGTCCCGCCGGCGACCCGGCCGTAA
- a CDS encoding AtuA-related protein, with translation MTRVPLSTLAHGRSGDKGNHANVAVIAYTDAGYAWLREHLTAAWVAAYFAPLGASRVKRFEAVNVRGLNFVLYDALAGGASTSLRTDTQGKTFALALLRAEVDAPAELCARRA, from the coding sequence GTGACGCGGGTGCCGCTCTCGACGCTGGCCCACGGCCGCAGCGGCGACAAGGGGAACCACGCCAACGTGGCGGTGATCGCGTACACCGACGCGGGCTACGCCTGGCTCCGTGAACACCTGACGGCGGCGTGGGTGGCGGCGTATTTCGCGCCGTTGGGAGCGTCGCGGGTGAAGCGGTTCGAGGCGGTGAACGTGCGCGGGCTGAACTTCGTGCTGTACGACGCGCTCGCGGGCGGCGCCAGCACGTCGCTGCGGACCGACACGCAGGGGAAGACGTTCGCGCTGGCGCTGCTGCGGGCGGAGGTGGACGCGCCGGCGGAACTGTGCGCCAGGCGCGCCTGA
- a CDS encoding acyclic terpene utilization AtuA family protein, protein MRRVRVGNGCGFWGDSPDAPVRLAEAGRLDYLTLEYLAELTMSILAVQRQKDAAAGFATDFPHVLGRLTRALAEQPNLKIVTNAGGMNPHGCAAKARDVLAQAGLDGRRVGVVSGDDLMPRLDELIAAGHPLSHLDTGEPLATVRDRVVSANAYLGARPIVEALRLGADIVVTGRVADASLTVGPVAHEFGWDFGDFDRLAAATVAGHLIECGAQATGGLWINADDATHLETVGYPIAEIGDGGDFIVTKPDNTGGVVNVETLAEQLLYEVADPARYYTPDVVADFTTVQLRLAGPGVVAVTGGSGRGVTDTYKVSVAYRDGYMAAGTLVIAGPNAAAKARRSGEILLDRLRQAGLTFAHSLVETLGAGACVPGVVTAAFDPPEVVLRVAVRDPRRGAVERFTREFAPLVTSGYAGTTGYTTGRPPVREVFAYWPALVAKSAVHATAEVLP, encoded by the coding sequence ATGCGGCGGGTGCGCGTCGGCAACGGGTGCGGGTTCTGGGGCGACAGCCCCGACGCGCCCGTCCGCCTCGCGGAAGCCGGCCGCCTCGACTACCTCACGCTCGAATACCTCGCCGAACTCACCATGTCGATCCTCGCCGTGCAGCGGCAGAAGGACGCCGCGGCCGGGTTCGCCACCGACTTCCCCCACGTCCTCGGCCGCCTCACCCGCGCCCTCGCCGAGCAGCCGAACCTCAAGATCGTCACCAACGCCGGCGGCATGAACCCGCACGGCTGCGCCGCGAAGGCCCGCGACGTGCTCGCCCAGGCCGGGCTCGACGGCCGCCGCGTCGGCGTCGTGAGCGGCGACGACCTGATGCCGCGGCTCGATGAGCTGATCGCCGCCGGCCACCCGCTGAGCCACCTGGATACGGGCGAGCCGCTGGCGACGGTGCGCGACCGCGTCGTCAGCGCCAACGCCTACCTCGGGGCGCGGCCGATCGTCGAGGCGCTGAGGCTCGGCGCCGACATCGTGGTGACGGGGCGCGTGGCGGATGCGTCGCTCACGGTCGGCCCCGTGGCGCACGAGTTCGGCTGGGACTTCGGCGACTTCGATCGCCTCGCCGCGGCGACCGTGGCGGGCCACCTCATCGAGTGCGGCGCGCAGGCGACCGGCGGCCTGTGGATCAACGCCGACGACGCGACGCACCTCGAAACGGTCGGCTACCCGATCGCCGAGATCGGCGACGGCGGCGACTTCATCGTGACGAAGCCGGACAACACCGGCGGCGTCGTGAACGTGGAGACGCTGGCGGAGCAGCTGCTGTACGAGGTCGCCGACCCGGCCCGGTACTACACGCCGGACGTGGTCGCCGACTTCACCACGGTGCAGCTGCGGCTGGCGGGGCCGGGCGTAGTCGCGGTGACCGGCGGGAGCGGCCGCGGCGTGACGGACACGTACAAGGTGTCGGTGGCGTACCGCGACGGGTACATGGCCGCGGGGACGCTCGTCATCGCCGGCCCGAACGCCGCCGCGAAGGCGCGGCGGTCAGGCGAGATTCTGCTGGACCGGCTGCGACAGGCGGGGCTGACGTTCGCGCACAGCCTGGTGGAAACGCTCGGCGCCGGGGCGTGCGTGCCGGGCGTGGTGACGGCGGCGTTCGACCCGCCGGAGGTGGTGCTGCGGGTGGCGGTGCGCGACCCGCGGCGGGGTGCGGTGGAGCGGTTCACGCGCGAGTTCGCGCCGCTGGTCACGTCTGGTTACGCCGGCACGACGGGGTACACGACGGGCCGGCCGCCGGTCCGCGAGGTGTTCGCGTACTGGCCGGCGCTGGTCGCCAAGAGCGCCGTACACGCCACGGCGGAGGTGCTGCCGTGA
- a CDS encoding PSD1 and planctomycete cytochrome C domain-containing protein → MRTPLAALALLAAASPAVAQDYRKDVQPLLRERCYACHGVLQQKAKLRLDTGAAMTAAGAVVPGKAAGSELIARVTATDDTRMPPEGHALTAEQVAKLRAWIDGGAKVPADDRPEPDPRDHWAFRPVVKPTPPAAGNPIDAFVVAGRGKLTPVGPADKRVLLRRVYLDLIGLPPTPAQQAAFETDARPDAYERVVDELLASPQYGERWARHFLDIWRYSDWWGLGAELRNSQRHVWRWRDWAVEAFAADVGYDEMVRQMLAADELYPTDPLKLRATGYLARPYFLFNRTTWLDEVVEHTGKGLMGLTTNCAKCHDHKYDPVTQTDYYRLRAVFEPYQLRTDLTPDLDEVKAGLARAFDANPDAKTPFHVRGDERTPDKTRVVEPGLPRFLAPTGLTIEPVKLPLLAVQPGLRPDIAAAHVAKASAAADAAKLRARAAAKAQAVVGGPSLGVVLALEKATKAADDALAAAREFEGHAKAGTVPPPALAQRFPGAVRTRESNLDTDAAAKARPYPTTSTGRRTALARWLTDRSNPLTARVVVNHVWLRHVGQPLVPTVFDFGRKGTAPTHPELLDWLAADFMEHGWSFKHLHRVVVTSGVYRLSSSAKGAEASAAADPENRKLWRMNPTRMTAQTIRDSLLHLSGELDLTRGGPPIPLAEQDTSRRRAMYFFQSHNDHHKLLSIFDDANVLDCYRRTESVVPQQALALWNSGFAIGAAGKIAGRIPAADDAAFVTAAFETVLGTTPSAAELTACVEGLAELRAANGGAPAERTRRARALLVQALVNHNDFVTVR, encoded by the coding sequence ATGCGGACTCCCCTCGCCGCCCTGGCGCTGCTCGCCGCCGCGTCGCCGGCCGTCGCCCAGGACTACCGCAAGGACGTGCAGCCGCTCCTCCGCGAGCGCTGCTACGCCTGCCACGGCGTCCTGCAACAGAAGGCCAAACTCCGCCTCGACACCGGCGCCGCCATGACCGCCGCCGGCGCCGTCGTTCCCGGGAAGGCCGCGGGAAGCGAGTTGATCGCGCGGGTGACCGCGACCGACGACACGCGGATGCCGCCGGAGGGGCACGCGCTCACGGCCGAGCAGGTGGCGAAGCTGCGGGCGTGGATCGACGGCGGGGCGAAGGTGCCCGCCGACGACCGCCCCGAGCCCGACCCGCGCGACCACTGGGCGTTCCGACCCGTCGTGAAGCCGACGCCGCCGGCCGCGGGCAACCCGATCGACGCCTTCGTGGTCGCCGGCCGGGGCAAGCTCACTCCCGTCGGCCCCGCCGACAAGCGCGTCCTGCTGCGGCGCGTTTACCTGGATTTGATCGGTCTCCCGCCGACGCCCGCGCAGCAAGCCGCCTTCGAGACCGACGCCCGCCCCGACGCCTACGAGCGCGTCGTCGATGAACTCCTGGCGTCGCCGCAGTACGGCGAGCGTTGGGCGCGGCACTTCCTGGACATCTGGCGCTACTCCGACTGGTGGGGGCTCGGGGCCGAGCTCCGCAACAGTCAGCGGCACGTGTGGCGGTGGCGCGACTGGGCCGTGGAGGCGTTCGCCGCCGACGTGGGCTACGACGAGATGGTCCGCCAGATGCTCGCCGCCGACGAGCTGTACCCGACCGACCCGCTGAAGCTCCGCGCCACCGGCTACCTGGCCCGGCCGTACTTCCTGTTCAACCGCACGACGTGGCTCGACGAGGTGGTCGAGCACACCGGCAAGGGGCTGATGGGGCTGACGACGAACTGCGCCAAGTGCCACGACCACAAGTACGACCCGGTGACGCAGACGGACTACTACCGCCTTCGCGCCGTGTTCGAGCCGTACCAGCTCCGCACCGACCTGACGCCCGACCTCGACGAGGTGAAGGCCGGGCTGGCGCGGGCGTTCGACGCCAACCCCGACGCCAAGACGCCGTTCCACGTCCGCGGCGACGAGCGCACCCCTGACAAGACCCGCGTCGTCGAGCCGGGCCTACCGCGCTTCCTGGCGCCGACCGGGCTGACGATCGAGCCGGTGAAGCTGCCGCTGCTGGCGGTGCAGCCGGGGCTGCGGCCCGACATCGCCGCCGCGCACGTGGCGAAGGCGTCGGCCGCGGCGGACGCCGCGAAGCTGCGAGCGCGCGCCGCGGCGAAGGCGCAAGCGGTGGTCGGCGGGCCGTCGCTCGGCGTGGTCCTGGCGCTGGAGAAGGCCACAAAGGCGGCCGACGACGCGCTCGCCGCGGCGCGCGAGTTCGAGGGGCACGCGAAGGCCGGCACAGTGCCGCCGCCGGCACTGGCGCAGCGCTTCCCCGGCGCCGTCCGCACCCGCGAGTCGAACCTGGACACCGACGCCGCCGCGAAGGCCCGGCCGTACCCGACCACGAGCACCGGCCGCCGCACCGCGCTCGCCCGCTGGCTGACGGACCGCAGCAACCCGCTGACGGCCCGCGTGGTCGTGAACCACGTCTGGCTGCGGCACGTCGGTCAGCCGCTGGTGCCGACGGTGTTCGACTTCGGCCGCAAGGGCACCGCCCCGACCCACCCCGAGTTGCTCGACTGGCTCGCCGCCGACTTCATGGAGCACGGCTGGTCGTTCAAGCACCTCCACCGCGTCGTCGTCACGTCGGGCGTGTACCGCCTGTCCTCCTCGGCGAAGGGGGCGGAGGCGAGCGCCGCGGCGGACCCCGAGAACCGCAAGCTGTGGCGCATGAACCCGACGCGGATGACGGCGCAGACGATCCGCGACAGCCTCTTGCACCTGAGCGGAGAACTGGACCTGACGCGCGGCGGTCCGCCGATCCCGCTGGCCGAGCAGGACACGAGCCGGCGGCGGGCGATGTACTTCTTCCAGTCGCACAACGACCACCACAAGCTGCTGTCGATCTTCGACGACGCCAACGTGCTGGACTGCTACCGCCGCACCGAGAGCGTGGTGCCGCAGCAGGCGCTGGCGCTGTGGAACAGCGGCTTCGCCATCGGCGCGGCGGGGAAGATCGCCGGGCGCATCCCCGCGGCCGACGACGCGGCGTTTGTGACGGCGGCGTTCGAGACGGTGCTGGGCACGACGCCGAGCGCGGCCGAGTTGACGGCGTGCGTCGAGGGGCTGGCCGAGCTGCGGGCCGCGAACGGCGGCGCCCCGGCCGAGCGCACCCGCCGGGCGCGGGCGCTGCTCGTGCAGGCGCTGGTGAACCACAACGACTTCGTCACCGTGAGGTGA
- a CDS encoding GxxExxY protein has translation MKPWGTVFELCDIVRETGFALHSYLKNGHQEKVYERGLAHRLRKQGLHVETQRPIDVYDEDGTPLGDFFADLLVEGILVVESKAVRTTTDEHVAQLLGYLRSSRLEHGLFVNFGAPRFFVKKYVMSESLSAT, from the coding sequence ATGAAGCCGTGGGGGACGGTCTTCGAGCTGTGCGACATCGTCCGCGAAACTGGGTTCGCGCTCCACTCGTACCTCAAGAACGGACACCAGGAGAAGGTTTACGAGCGTGGGTTGGCGCACCGACTTCGTAAGCAGGGGCTCCACGTCGAAACGCAGCGCCCGATCGACGTGTACGACGAGGACGGGACACCCCTCGGCGACTTCTTCGCCGACCTCCTCGTCGAAGGAATTCTGGTAGTCGAGTCGAAGGCGGTGCGGACGACGACCGACGAGCACGTCGCCCAGCTCCTCGGCTACCTTCGCTCGTCGCGGCTCGAACACGGCCTGTTCGTGAACTTCGGCGCCCCGCGATTCTTTGTCAAGAAGTACGTGATGTCCGAATCGCTGTCCGCGACCTGA
- the ligA gene encoding NAD-dependent DNA ligase LigA: MPKPAARAAELRTLIDHHNHRYYVDAAPEISDRDFDRLLDELTQLEAKHPELATPDSPTRRVGGAPVDALTSVRHRQPMYSIENSYNPDMLREWDTSVRKALGKEAVTYVVELKIDGVAMSLSYEHGLLTRGVTRGDGDAGDDVTHNVRTVGGVPLKLRSDKPPALYEVRGEVYLTRAELIRINRERVAAGDKPYENCRNLTAGSIRMLDPQEVARRKLRFFAYALGALDGFAVTSHLASLEAMKAFGFPVNPETKHFPDIDGVIAHCAEWNTKRHDLGYDTDGMVVKVDDFSQRERLGYTSKFPRWARAFKFEAEQAMTKLARVEVQVGRTGKLTPVAHFDPPVRLAGTTVSKASLHNADEMERKDVRVGDTVVVEKAGEIIPQVVRVETAARTGAETKFAWPTACPVCGAATKRDEGSPFYFCTAPRGACGGQLKRQLLQFARRAAMDIEGLGEAVVDELLAADLVETLPDLYRLTKEDLLKARPPKDAKKASGKWADNLLDGIQASKPRGLARVLAGISVPGVADSMADILAQEFLTIDALLAATDEQLLAAEGVGPERAKGIRAFFEADATRNMIADFRELGLTLTEEKRAAAATAAGLPLQGKTVVVTGTLTRYGREEIEDVIRKAGGKPSGSVSKKTDYLLAGEKAGSKLDKAKELGVAVLTEDDFDALIGK, translated from the coding sequence ATGCCCAAGCCCGCCGCCCGCGCCGCCGAGCTCCGCACGCTCATCGACCACCACAACCACCGCTACTACGTCGACGCCGCGCCCGAAATCTCCGACCGCGACTTCGACCGCCTCCTCGACGAACTCACGCAGCTCGAAGCGAAGCACCCCGAACTCGCCACGCCCGACAGCCCCACCCGCCGCGTCGGCGGCGCCCCGGTGGACGCGCTCACCTCCGTCCGCCACCGCCAGCCGATGTACAGCATCGAGAACAGCTACAACCCGGACATGCTCCGCGAGTGGGACACCTCCGTCCGCAAGGCGCTCGGCAAGGAGGCGGTCACCTACGTCGTCGAGCTCAAGATCGACGGCGTGGCCATGTCGCTGAGCTACGAGCACGGCCTGCTGACGCGCGGCGTCACCCGCGGCGACGGCGACGCCGGCGACGACGTGACGCACAACGTCCGCACCGTCGGCGGCGTGCCGCTGAAGCTGCGTTCCGACAAGCCGCCGGCGCTGTACGAGGTCCGCGGTGAGGTGTACCTGACGCGCGCCGAACTGATCCGCATTAACCGCGAGCGCGTGGCCGCGGGCGACAAGCCGTACGAGAACTGCCGCAACCTCACGGCGGGTTCGATCCGCATGTTGGACCCGCAGGAGGTGGCGCGGCGCAAGCTCCGCTTCTTCGCCTACGCGCTCGGCGCCCTCGACGGCTTCGCCGTCACGTCGCACCTCGCGTCGCTGGAGGCGATGAAGGCGTTCGGCTTCCCGGTGAACCCGGAAACGAAGCACTTCCCCGACATCGACGGCGTTATCGCCCACTGCGCGGAGTGGAACACGAAGCGGCACGACCTGGGCTACGACACCGACGGCATGGTCGTGAAGGTGGACGACTTCTCGCAGCGCGAGCGGCTCGGCTACACGAGCAAGTTCCCGCGCTGGGCGCGGGCGTTCAAGTTCGAGGCCGAGCAGGCGATGACCAAACTGGCCCGCGTCGAGGTGCAGGTGGGTCGCACCGGTAAGCTCACGCCGGTGGCGCACTTCGACCCGCCGGTGCGGCTGGCCGGCACCACCGTCAGCAAGGCGAGCCTGCACAACGCCGACGAGATGGAGCGGAAGGACGTCCGAGTCGGCGACACGGTCGTGGTCGAGAAGGCCGGCGAGATCATCCCGCAGGTGGTGCGCGTGGAGACGGCCGCCCGCACCGGCGCGGAAACGAAGTTCGCGTGGCCGACGGCGTGCCCGGTTTGCGGCGCCGCCACGAAGCGCGACGAGGGGAGTCCGTTCTACTTCTGCACCGCCCCGCGCGGCGCCTGCGGCGGCCAGTTGAAGCGGCAGTTGCTCCAGTTCGCCCGCCGCGCCGCGATGGACATCGAGGGGCTCGGCGAGGCGGTGGTCGACGAGCTCCTCGCCGCCGATCTGGTGGAAACGCTGCCGGACCTGTACCGCCTCACGAAGGAGGACTTGCTGAAGGCCCGACCGCCGAAGGACGCCAAGAAGGCGAGCGGCAAGTGGGCCGACAACCTGCTCGACGGCATTCAGGCGAGCAAGCCGCGCGGGCTGGCGCGGGTGCTCGCCGGCATCAGCGTCCCCGGCGTCGCCGACAGCATGGCCGACATCCTGGCGCAGGAGTTCCTGACCATCGACGCGCTGCTGGCCGCGACCGACGAGCAATTGTTGGCCGCCGAGGGCGTGGGGCCGGAGCGGGCGAAGGGGATTCGCGCGTTCTTCGAGGCGGACGCGACGCGGAACATGATCGCCGACTTCCGCGAGCTGGGGCTGACGCTGACGGAGGAGAAGCGGGCCGCGGCGGCGACGGCGGCGGGGCTGCCGTTGCAGGGGAAAACCGTGGTGGTAACCGGGACGCTGACGCGGTATGGCCGGGAGGAGATCGAGGACGTGATCCGCAAGGCGGGCGGCAAGCCGAGCGGCAGCGTGAGCAAGAAGACGGACTACCTGCTGGCCGGCGAGAAGGCCGGCAGCAAGCTGGACAAGGCGAAGGAACTGGGCGTCGCGGTGCTGACCGAGGACGACTTCGACGCGCTGATCGGGAAGTGA
- a CDS encoding DUF1501 domain-containing protein — translation MHRRAFLADLGHGFTGLALAAMLHRDGRADPAAPWAPPTGRPHFTPKAKSVIWLFMNGGVSHMETFDPKPMLTKYAGKTIAETPFADTQNPAKLALNRVTVVNDANGQQRNRLYPLQVGSARGGQSGIEVSDWLPHLRDRADDLAVVRSMWTTDDNHGAQTQFHTGRHMLDGEYPTLGAWVHYGLGSLNDNLPQFVSMGRREYWNLKDGHYLGPAHDAVPVRVDPANPLDYGRPEGPITEAEQRAGFALTERLNRLRGVEYPADPALDARVRSYELAFRMQRSLPEVLNFAAETEETKKLYGIDRAETREFGMQMLAARRLVERGVRFIQVQHGAGGAGVWDAHGGLKANHQRNCLAVDKPVAGLLADLKRTGLLRDTMVVFATEFGRTPGTQGADGRDHHVYGFSVALAGGGLKGGVVHGATDEIGFHAVEDRHYVTDVHATILHQLGLDSRRLEVPGRKRLDIDHGAPIRAIIA, via the coding sequence ATGCACCGCCGCGCGTTCCTCGCCGACCTCGGCCACGGGTTCACCGGCCTCGCCCTCGCCGCCATGCTCCACCGCGACGGCCGCGCCGACCCCGCCGCGCCGTGGGCGCCGCCCACCGGCCGGCCGCACTTCACCCCCAAGGCCAAGTCCGTCATCTGGCTGTTCATGAACGGCGGCGTGTCCCACATGGAGACGTTCGACCCCAAGCCGATGCTCACGAAGTACGCCGGCAAGACCATCGCCGAGACGCCGTTCGCCGACACGCAGAACCCCGCGAAGCTCGCCCTCAACCGCGTCACCGTCGTCAACGACGCCAACGGCCAGCAGCGCAACCGCCTCTACCCGCTGCAAGTGGGCTCGGCCCGCGGCGGGCAGTCCGGCATCGAGGTCAGCGACTGGCTGCCGCACCTCCGCGACCGGGCCGACGACCTCGCCGTCGTCCGCTCCATGTGGACGACGGACGACAACCACGGCGCCCAGACGCAGTTCCACACCGGCCGGCACATGCTCGACGGCGAGTACCCGACGCTCGGGGCGTGGGTCCACTACGGCCTCGGGTCGCTCAACGACAACCTGCCGCAGTTCGTCAGCATGGGCCGCCGCGAGTACTGGAACCTCAAGGACGGCCACTACCTCGGCCCCGCCCACGACGCCGTGCCGGTCCGCGTCGATCCCGCCAACCCGCTCGACTACGGCCGACCGGAAGGCCCGATCACGGAAGCCGAACAGCGGGCCGGCTTCGCGCTCACCGAGCGGCTGAACCGGCTCCGCGGCGTCGAGTACCCGGCCGACCCGGCGCTCGACGCGCGGGTGCGGAGCTACGAGCTGGCCTTCCGCATGCAGCGGTCGCTGCCGGAGGTGCTGAACTTCGCGGCCGAGACGGAGGAGACGAAGAAGCTGTACGGCATCGACCGCGCCGAGACGCGCGAGTTCGGCATGCAGATGCTCGCGGCCCGGCGGCTGGTCGAGCGCGGCGTCCGCTTCATCCAGGTGCAGCACGGCGCCGGCGGCGCCGGCGTGTGGGACGCGCACGGCGGCCTGAAGGCGAACCACCAGCGCAACTGCCTCGCGGTGGACAAGCCCGTCGCCGGGCTGCTCGCCGACCTGAAGCGGACGGGGTTGTTGCGCGACACCATGGTGGTGTTCGCCACCGAGTTCGGCCGCACGCCCGGCACGCAGGGCGCGGACGGCCGCGACCACCACGTCTACGGGTTCAGCGTGGCGCTGGCCGGCGGCGGGCTGAAGGGCGGCGTCGTCCACGGGGCGACGGACGAGATCGGCTTCCACGCCGTCGAGGACCGCCACTACGTGACCGACGTGCACGCCACGATCCTGCACCAGCTCGGCCTCGACAGCCGGCGGCTGGAGGTGCCGGGCCGGAAGCGGCTGGACATCGACCACGGCGCGCCGATCCGCGCGATCATCGCCTGA
- a CDS encoding thiamine pyrophosphate-dependent dehydrogenase E1 component subunit alpha produces MPEQNADEEPPEGRAGGPRRSGASTRPAAVVRTGRDAISAELALTLYRQMVRTRALEERSIKMSKSGEAFFWIGGPGEEAFNVCLGRQVLKGRGPAFDYLHLHYRNAGTMLAMGMSMTDHLRQLAMRATDRHSRGRNFVGHYCVPEWNVLPVSSVIEVQYVMAPGTALVQKRYGGEGISVVVGGDAGTAEGDFESCLNWATQPGNSLPVLMIVTNNRTGISTPFETVHTRRPISDRALPYGVDSATVDGTDPVVVWHALDRAMRVCRQGRKPYLLEVMVSRMHGHSSSSGAQRDWAEADPLALFEQRLIDAAAIDADGVRQLRDEARAEADAAAVEATSEPHPTPADLYRDTFAPSPVDAVYPNEYTGLPGR; encoded by the coding sequence ATGCCGGAGCAAAACGCCGACGAGGAACCTCCCGAAGGCCGCGCCGGCGGGCCGCGCCGCAGCGGCGCGAGCACCCGCCCCGCGGCCGTCGTCCGCACCGGCCGCGACGCCATCTCGGCCGAACTGGCGCTGACGCTGTACCGCCAGATGGTTCGCACCCGGGCGCTGGAAGAGCGCTCGATCAAGATGTCGAAGTCGGGCGAGGCGTTCTTCTGGATCGGCGGCCCCGGCGAGGAGGCGTTCAACGTCTGCCTCGGCCGGCAAGTCCTCAAGGGCCGCGGCCCCGCCTTCGACTACCTCCACCTCCACTACCGCAACGCCGGCACCATGCTCGCCATGGGCATGAGCATGACCGACCACCTCCGGCAGCTGGCCATGCGCGCCACCGACCGGCACAGCCGCGGCCGCAACTTCGTCGGCCACTACTGCGTCCCGGAGTGGAACGTCCTGCCGGTGTCGAGCGTGATCGAGGTGCAGTACGTGATGGCCCCCGGCACCGCGCTGGTGCAGAAGCGGTACGGCGGCGAGGGGATTTCGGTCGTCGTCGGCGGCGACGCCGGCACCGCGGAAGGCGACTTCGAGAGCTGCCTGAACTGGGCGACGCAGCCGGGCAATTCGCTGCCGGTGCTGATGATCGTGACCAACAACCGCACGGGCATTTCGACGCCGTTCGAGACCGTCCACACGCGGCGGCCGATCTCCGACCGGGCGCTGCCGTACGGGGTGGACTCGGCGACGGTGGACGGGACCGACCCGGTGGTGGTGTGGCACGCGCTGGACCGGGCGATGCGGGTGTGCCGGCAGGGCCGCAAGCCGTACCTGCTGGAGGTGATGGTGAGCCGGATGCACGGCCACTCGTCGAGCAGCGGCGCCCAGCGGGACTGGGCGGAGGCCGACCCGCTGGCGCTGTTCGAGCAGCGGCTGATCGACGCGGCGGCGATCGACGCCGACGGCGTCCGGCAGCTGCGCGACGAGGCGCGGGCCGAGGCGGACGCGGCGGCGGTGGAGGCGACGAGCGAGCCGCACCCGACGCCGGCCGACCTGTACCGCGACACGTTCGCGCCGAGCCCGGTGGACGCGGTGTACCCGAACGAGTACACGGGGCTGCCGGGCCGCTGA